Below is a genomic region from Raphanus sativus cultivar WK10039 unplaced genomic scaffold, ASM80110v3 Scaffold3087, whole genome shotgun sequence.
GATTACTTTTTGAAATCGTGCAGATAACTCGCTAAAGATTGGACAACATTTGATTTCCGTCATTTACAATTTTTACAATGAGTATAGCATTTTCTTTGTTGAAATTTCCTTTTGTCAAAAATGCATGTGAATTTGTGTGGTCCTTACTAAAATGGTATTTTTCCTAGTATATGTGCGAGACCACTACGAGATTTTTTTCATCGTATTTCCAAATGCGACAATTTATTACCAAAATCCCAATTTTATTCTTATCCTATTTGAGATATGTGAGAAAGTATTATCCACAAAAATCTCCATATTCTATCTTTTTAGCTCGTTTCGTTACACAATTATACAGCGTTGAAAATCATTGGCAATAAAACAAGAAGAAtcaaaaagtttcaaaaaaaaaagaaacaaaaaagaaaataccgAAGGTACAACCAAAATAACACAAAAGACGGGATAATTCTCTGAACATAAATAAGTAGACCGTTAAAGTTCCACGAGACTTTTACTTCAcacaattaaaagaaaaaggcCAAAGAACTTGTGTGTTGCCAAATATTGTAGAAAGAAAGTCGATGAAACATTGGAAAAGATAAATAAACCCTAACAGTTTGTGAGCAATCTCTCAGTTACGGTACCTGCTTCCACGATCATagtctctgtctctgtctctgtcCCTGGCACGGTCATAGTCACGCTCCTTGCCTCTTTCCCTCTCTCGGCTTCTGCTTCTGCTCCTGCGTCTATCCTTATcgtagtgatgatgatgatctctaTGCTTATCCCCACGGTCTCTTTGCCTGTCTCTgcttctttctcttccttctctATCAACACCTGCCAAACAATAAATACACACATTGGATCAtgacaaaataaattttggtgGAAAGCAGCAATCAAACATTTTTTACACTGTTGGGCGAACTTAGTATAACCTTTCATCTTTGTCGCCTTCTTTTTTTAATGCATTCGGTTAAAAGAAGAAAGCTCTTAAGAGAAACACCAAGTAATACAAGAATCATTGGAGCTCCTCAAGGATTTGGCAGTATGAGCAAATAGCCTTGAGCTTAATGTGCAAAATCAAACGAAGTGTCTATTTTTACTACAGAAGTATCTATAGGGACAACTAGTTTTTATCATATCGGAAAGGTTCTATTCTGAACCTTAACATCTTTGCAGGGATTTTGCTAGAGGAGTTCTCTGAGTTGAAGTTAAAATAGAAATTACCTAGTTCTTCGACTTCCCACCCAGCACGACCAGCAGCAACAGCAGGTCTGGCGTCAGCTTGGTGAGTTTTAACACGGTACTTCTTCTTTAGATTCCCAAACTCATCATACATTTCACCATCATCCTGTAATTTTTATGACATAAAGTTAAACCTGAGAACTCAACCGAATTgcaacaaagaaaacacaaacacaGAGAACGCTTCAGCAAAGAATATTTTACTTGTTCCGCCTCACGCCTGCGTCTCTTTGTTTCCTCTAATTCTTGTTCATCCAATTCCTTGTAGCCACCACCACGGCCTCCCCTATAtggtaaaaataaatgaataagcACAACAGGCCCGTCAAGCTAAAACCCTTTTAGTAACTCTAATTTGCTACgataaatatttcaaatgagATACATCAATTGCCAAAACATATGTTGATGCTTCTGCAGCATTCTTCATACTGAACACAGTGGCAAAGGAAGCACTCAGTCGAATTGCAGAAGAGAATATCTTGTCGTAATTTTTTTACAGTTATCTATTAGGCCATCTCTAAAGAAGAATAAAAATTCCCTGCTGACAAGTGACAAGTGACAACAAAACTGCTATTATCGAACACAAAATCTATAAATGTATCCTAAATTCACCgggaaaaaaatcatttaaaatatcaatccTCAGTTCAACATTgcaaaagaacaataaaaaggCAAGCTTATCATTGACAATGAGTCATACCTCACACCACCTTCATTCTGACCAGGTTTATTGGTGTTGCAGACGTTACATTTTAATCGCTTAGCCCAGTTGACATTACCGCACCTGatgattaaaatattagaacAAAAGGATTACAGACCAAAGTATATAACCAACAAAGATCGGGACCAGAGCATATTTACCCAATGAGAGCAGCCTCTTAGTTAAACtagtagaaaaataaaattccaTTTAACTTACAATCTCTAATTTATAAGAATCTAAGAAAAACTCGGGATACTGGATCAAAACTACAAGTCTACAACCCAATTTTTCAGTTTGACAACTCTCTGAAGACAATTTGCGAGATTAGAATCAACATGGTGGCTTCACACATTCTAAGGGCCAGTTTCAGTGGCACATCATTTCTAAGTGAAGGGTTAATCAAAACACCCACATACAAACCTTTCCATAAGCTCATTAGAATGTAAACTTTCTATTGCTAACGTATTTTTAACAAGTATTAGACGCTCATTATCACGTGAAAGTGAACCAACTATTATTTCAGACCTAATCAGATTTACTTACATTGGACAAGACCAATCATTTGGACCAAAAAGACCAGTAGAAGCACCCTTCCCCGGTGGGCCACCATCAGCACCTCCACCTCGGCCCCTTCCACGACCACCAGCCCCCATGCTGCCACCAGATGCACCAGCTGGTCTGGCAGTTCCGCAACGGTTACAAACCCCACGGAACGCAAAATTCACATTTGTGCAACTGCCACAATAGAAGAACATGAGCAACACTAGAGCTAAAAACTCCCAATATATAAATCTGCAAAACCAATTGGATAGATAGATGAAGGCTCCTCACCGATGTCACAGACCTTGTATTTGGGCACATCCAGTCCCCGTCTTGCTGCCATGGCTTGGCGGAAGAATCACCCTGACCTCTCCCTCTTCCAGCACCTCCTCCATCTGTTTCCTTGTTAGCAGCACCTCCATCGAATCCAAAAGACTCACTCGGATGGTCTCCTCCACTTTTGCTCTTCGACTCCGCCATAAAAACCCCAATGACGCTTCCATGGAAGTCTTTGTTATTGAACCATTCAACAGCAGCCAAAGCAGCGTGCGGGTCTTCATAGGTAACAGTAGCGTCACCTTTCGGCTCATCAGTCTCTTTGTCTCGGTACAGCCACACCTTGGGAGTACCGGTTCGTTTGTCTctctatataaaacaaaacGGTAAAAAAAAGTTAGACATATTGTGGAATAAAAGATTGCAATAACGTCAAAAAGAAATAGAAGCAAAAACCATTAGAGTACCTGGCTTAATACCATACCTTTAGTAACCCAATGGTCCCAAAATATTCAGCCAGCATATTCTCGTCAGTGCCTAGTGGAAGGTTAGAAACGTAGACTGATCCATTTGTAGGAGCTCCTTTCGTTGAATATCCAGCCATCTTTAAATCCAATAACGACGCCGTACCAAAGCTGTACATGATAAACCAAATACTTTACTTAATCATAAATGCGTCTCAACCATTTGTTCATCACACGCGTACTATATAGAATACACAGATATAGACCTAATCAACACTGAGAAGCGTTATACTAACAGACGCAGCCATCTTAATCCAATTTCATCTAAACAAAGCGTCACGAATCTGTAGATGATAAACTAAATACAAAAGCGTACTATATAGAATACACAGATATAGACCTAATCATATTAACAGGCAGTCAAGACGGAGATCCGATACGAAACTTGTAAAACGCGTGAAGCTAATTCCGATACCTAAGCAGTCAACGATGATGAGCCATGGGAATAGATTAACAGTGAAGAACGAATGAGAAAAAACATCTGAGATCAAAAAGAGGAGAGACCGATTTTGGATTCAGAAATAACGAAACACGAGACAACGAGAGAAGGACTAAAGAAGACGagggaaataaaaaaaaaaagagaagaacgGAGAGGGAATCTTACCGGCGACGGATTAGGGTTTGCAGTCTAGTCAGAGATCTCGCGAATAAACTCTTTGGAGGGGGTGGGTGACCTATCTTGTTTGGTGGTTATTtgcaatttatttttaaataaatttacaagtatatatttacatatactTTCGCCGAGAAAAAACAttcaatttatttactttttatatataaacttcAGTTTTCTTAC
It encodes:
- the LOC130494260 gene encoding transcription initiation factor TFIID subunit 15-like isoform X2 gives rise to the protein MVLSQRDKRTGTPKVWLYRDKETDEPKGDATVTYEDPHAALAAVEWFNNKDFHGSVIGVFMAESKSKSGGDHPSESFGFDGGAANKETDGGGAGRGRGQGDSSAKPWQQDGDWMCPNTSCTNVNFAFRGVCNRCGTARPAGASGGSMGAGGRGRGRGGGADGGPPGKGASTGLFGPNDWSCPMCGNVNWAKRLKCNVCNTNKPGQNEGGVRGGRGGGYKELDEQELEETKRRRREAEQDDGEMYDEFGNLKKKYRVKTHQADARPAVAAGRAGWEVEELGVDREGRERSRDRQRDRGDKHRDHHHHYDKDRRRSRSRSRERERGKERDYDRARDRDRDRDYDRGSRYRN
- the LOC130494260 gene encoding transcription initiation factor TFIID subunit 15-like isoform X1, whose translation is MAGYSTKGAPTNGSVYVSNLPLGTDENMLAEYFGTIGLLKRDKRTGTPKVWLYRDKETDEPKGDATVTYEDPHAALAAVEWFNNKDFHGSVIGVFMAESKSKSGGDHPSESFGFDGGAANKETDGGGAGRGRGQGDSSAKPWQQDGDWMCPNTSCTNVNFAFRGVCNRCGTARPAGASGGSMGAGGRGRGRGGGADGGPPGKGASTGLFGPNDWSCPMCGNVNWAKRLKCNVCNTNKPGQNEGGVRGGRGGGYKELDEQELEETKRRRREAEQDDGEMYDEFGNLKKKYRVKTHQADARPAVAAGRAGWEVEELGVDREGRERSRDRQRDRGDKHRDHHHHYDKDRRRSRSRSRERERGKERDYDRARDRDRDRDYDRGSRYRN